The DNA sequence GAGCGGGCCCTCGGGCGAGTGCACCGGGCGGTGGATGAGGACCGACCGAGCCCTTCGGCGGAGGGGCCGGGACGTTGAGCGGACAGCCACAGTTTGATTTCGGGCGCTCATGCCGTCTAATGCTTGGTTTCTACAGAAACCATGCCTGTGGGGCATGGGCAGGGCGAAACCTCGGGAGGCCCTCATGGAACTGCGGGTGCTGCGCTATTTCCTCGCCGTCGCCGAGGCGGGGTCGGTCACGGCGGCGGCGCGCCAGGTGCATGTCACCCAGCCTTCTCTCTCCCGCCAGTTGAGCGGCCTGGAGAAGGAGCTGGGTGTCGTGCTGTTCACCCGCCGTCCCGGCTCGCTCACCCTGAACGCCGCGGGCCACCGCTTCCGCCCCGTCGCGCGGGACCTGGTCCGCCGCGCCGAGCAGGCCGCCGAGACGATGGCCGCCGTAGGAAGGGGGGAAGGGGCGGCGCTCACCGTCGTCGCGTCCGCCCCCACGGTGGCGTACCTCCTGGCTCCGTTCATGGCGGAGGGCGGCGCCGCCGGGCCGACCCTCCAGGACGCCATCCAGGAGGAGCCCAGCAGGGTCTTCGACACGCTGCTGCGCAGCGACGCGGACCTCGGCGTCTCCACCAGCCCGGCCCCGGCTCCCCTGGAGTCGGCGTTCCTGGGCCGCACCCCCGTCATCGCGCAGGTGCCCCCCGACCACCCCTGGAGCGAGCGCGCGACCGTCACCCTCGCGGAACTGGTCACCGAGCCACTGATCGTGATGCCCCGCTCCCACGTTGCCCGGCTGGTCGTCGACGAGGCCGTCAGCCGCGCGAACCTCAGCCCCGCGGACATCGCCGAGAGCGGCTCCCCCGCTTTCGCCCAGGCCCTCGCCGCACGGGGCCGAGGAGTCTGCCTGGTCACCGATGACGCGCGCTTCGGGCTGCGCGAACTGATCGTCCACACCTCCGACGGGCCCCTCACCGTGCCCCTGTACGCCGGCTGGGACGCCTCCCACTACGCCCGCGCCTCCATTCACGCCCTGATCGACGGTTTGCGGACCCACATCGCCCACCGCGTCCAGCGGTTCCCGGGGCACGTGGACGCCACGGCACCGAGCCGGTCCCCGGCGTGGCCTCCGCCCGAAGCGGCGCCCGGACGCGGAGGCGGGGAGCCTCGCGGCGCGGCCGGCTCCTAGCGTTCCGCCCGCTCGACCGCCCGGCGCAGGAGACCGAAGAACTGGTCCCGCTCCTCGGCGGTGAACGGCGCGAGCATCTGCTCGTTCACCCCGACCACCGCGGGGGCGAGGCGGACGGCCAGCTCCCGGCCGTCGTCGGTGATGCGCACCAGCTTGCGCCGCCGGTCGCGCTCGTCCCTGGTGATGTCCACCAGGCCCCGTCGGCGCAGCCGTTCGAGCAGCGGAGCGGCAGTCGACTTGTCGAGATGCGCGAGCGCGCCGAGTGTGCCCTGGTCCATGTCTCCGTGGGCGTCCAGCAGGCTCAGCACGGTGAACTGCGGCCCGGTGAGGTCCTGGTGCACCTGCTCGTACCACAGCCGGGTGTGCACCTGGTTCAGCCGCCGCGCCAGAGGGCCGACCCCTCCGATGGCCTCGAGCAGGGCGTGGCGCTCCGCGTTCTCGTGGCCCATGGTCGGCGCCTCCGCTGCTGATTCGACGAGGACGTACGCAATCCTCCATGGAGGATACGTGGGCCCGCGCCTCTCCCGGGTCGCGCGTATCCGCAACGCCGTGACGTGCGCGGACACCGCTCACCGGACCTGCGTGGACGCCTCGCCGGACCTGCGCGGACGCCGCTCACCGCAGCCGCGCACGCCCGCGGGCCACGGAACTCGGGAACAACTTGATGAGGACGTACACGTCCTTTACGCTCGGCGGTATAGGACGTACACGTCCTAACTTGCCGGAGGAGGTCGCGGAGTGAAGCTGGTGGTGGCGATGACGGGGGCCACTGGTGCGCCGATCGGGGTGCGCCTGCTGGAGGCCCTCAAAG is a window from the Streptomyces luomodiensis genome containing:
- a CDS encoding MarR family winged helix-turn-helix transcriptional regulator encodes the protein MGHENAERHALLEAIGGVGPLARRLNQVHTRLWYEQVHQDLTGPQFTVLSLLDAHGDMDQGTLGALAHLDKSTAAPLLERLRRRGLVDITRDERDRRRKLVRITDDGRELAVRLAPAVVGVNEQMLAPFTAEERDQFFGLLRRAVERAER
- a CDS encoding LysR family transcriptional regulator, with translation MELRVLRYFLAVAEAGSVTAAARQVHVTQPSLSRQLSGLEKELGVVLFTRRPGSLTLNAAGHRFRPVARDLVRRAEQAAETMAAVGRGEGAALTVVASAPTVAYLLAPFMAEGGAAGPTLQDAIQEEPSRVFDTLLRSDADLGVSTSPAPAPLESAFLGRTPVIAQVPPDHPWSERATVTLAELVTEPLIVMPRSHVARLVVDEAVSRANLSPADIAESGSPAFAQALAARGRGVCLVTDDARFGLRELIVHTSDGPLTVPLYAGWDASHYARASIHALIDGLRTHIAHRVQRFPGHVDATAPSRSPAWPPPEAAPGRGGGEPRGAAGS